A genome region from Streptomyces pratensis includes the following:
- a CDS encoding carboxymuconolactone decarboxylase family protein, with translation MTGPFRYTSPEPPKSATGEVADVYAQLAADFGIKDATTFVVLSASPPLLTATWALMRESLLAGRASRTGKELVAAGVSLANRCPFCATAHAVLLHATGDHRLAETVLRGDEPEDPGDRRLLAWGKDMSTPQPFPEHEAAEYVGTALAFHFINRVVSSLLSEQMLPGGMEKYRLVRSTAGRSLAATVRRDLRPGTSLPLLGTTGEAPPWAADSPVGTAYGALRTAALQGAGLLGDEDAAFVRQSVAEWDGVTPLPLAARLPERTDRPGARLALLAARAPYRITDEDVAAWRVPPFTDHCLVHLIAFGAICAVERVEAVLRTAAGERA, from the coding sequence ATGACCGGACCCTTCCGATACACCTCGCCCGAACCGCCGAAGTCCGCCACCGGAGAGGTGGCCGACGTCTACGCGCAACTGGCCGCCGATTTCGGCATCAAGGATGCGACGACCTTCGTCGTCCTGTCCGCCTCCCCTCCCCTGCTCACCGCCACCTGGGCCCTGATGCGGGAGTCGCTGCTCGCCGGGCGCGCGTCGCGCACCGGAAAGGAACTGGTGGCGGCGGGCGTCTCCCTGGCCAACCGCTGCCCGTTCTGCGCGACCGCGCACGCCGTGCTGCTGCACGCCACCGGCGACCACCGGCTCGCCGAGACGGTCCTGCGGGGCGACGAGCCGGAGGACCCCGGCGACCGCCGACTGCTCGCCTGGGGCAAGGACATGAGCACACCGCAGCCGTTCCCGGAGCACGAGGCGGCGGAATACGTGGGGACCGCGCTCGCCTTCCACTTCATCAACCGGGTGGTGTCCTCGCTGCTGTCGGAGCAGATGCTGCCCGGCGGCATGGAGAAGTACCGGCTGGTGCGCAGCACGGCGGGCCGTTCGCTGGCGGCCACCGTACGCCGCGACCTGCGGCCCGGCACCTCCCTGCCGCTGCTCGGCACGACCGGTGAGGCACCGCCGTGGGCGGCGGACAGCCCGGTCGGTACGGCCTACGGCGCGCTGCGCACGGCAGCGTTACAGGGGGCCGGACTGCTGGGCGACGAGGACGCCGCGTTCGTACGGCAGTCGGTGGCGGAGTGGGACGGTGTCACGCCGCTCCCTCTGGCGGCGCGGCTGCCGGAACGGACGGACCGGCCGGGGGCCAGGCTCGCGCTGCTCGCCGCGCGGGCCCCGTACCGGATCACCGACGAGGACGTGGCCGCCTGGCGCGTTCCGCCGTTCACGGACCACTGCCTGGTCCATCTGATCGCCTTCGGCGCGATCTGTGCCGTCGAGCGTGTCGAGGCGGTCCTGCGGACGGCTGCCGGGGAGCGCGCGTGA
- a CDS encoding amidase, whose product MSSADPTERTGPIRPVEPPEEPGLTECAGELAEGRTTSSALVAAALARIEASRHTLNAFRQLRAEAALAEAAEADRRLEAGERLPLLGVPVAVKDDTDVAGMPTYFGCDGALPPAAVDSEAVRRLRAAGAVVVGKTNSCELGQWAFTEGPAFGVTRNPWSTAHTPGGSSGGSAAAVAAGLVPAALGSDGAGSIRIPAAWTHLVGIKPQRGRISVHPHSDAFQGLTVNGPLARTVADAALLLDAAAGPHPRDPHRPPAVDASAAARRDPGTLRIGLSLRPPLTLTRNALHPEVLRAVTALAEALARLGHHVEEARPRYGLIGLAFVPRATAGIAELAALHPEPGLLDPRTRSALRTGTRLGGRIVRAARAREVRQHARIGAFFETARGRQGYDVLLTPTTAAPPPRVGAFDRLSAWRTDLAMTSACPFAWPWNVLGWPGVNVPAGFTGDGLPLGAQLLGPSRSEALLISLAAQLEADRRWYEHRPPPLSTAGGR is encoded by the coding sequence ATGTCCTCGGCGGACCCCACGGAGCGGACCGGACCGATCAGGCCGGTGGAGCCGCCCGAAGAGCCCGGACTCACGGAATGCGCCGGGGAACTGGCCGAGGGCCGGACGACCTCGTCCGCACTGGTGGCCGCGGCACTCGCGCGCATCGAGGCGAGCCGCCACACCCTCAACGCCTTCCGTCAGCTGCGCGCGGAAGCCGCACTCGCCGAGGCCGCCGAGGCCGACCGGCGACTGGAGGCGGGGGAGCGGCTCCCGCTGCTGGGAGTGCCGGTCGCCGTCAAGGACGACACCGACGTCGCGGGCATGCCCACCTACTTCGGCTGCGACGGCGCGCTGCCGCCCGCCGCGGTGGACAGCGAGGCCGTCCGCAGGCTCCGGGCCGCCGGAGCCGTCGTCGTCGGCAAGACCAACTCCTGCGAGCTGGGGCAGTGGGCCTTCACCGAGGGCCCCGCCTTCGGTGTCACCCGCAACCCGTGGAGCACCGCGCACACACCCGGTGGTTCGTCCGGCGGCTCCGCGGCGGCCGTCGCAGCCGGGCTCGTCCCCGCCGCGCTGGGTTCGGACGGTGCCGGGTCCATCCGTATCCCGGCGGCCTGGACGCACCTCGTCGGCATCAAACCGCAGCGCGGCCGGATCTCCGTCCATCCCCACAGCGACGCCTTCCAGGGCCTCACGGTCAACGGCCCACTCGCCCGCACCGTCGCGGACGCCGCACTCCTGCTGGACGCCGCGGCGGGGCCGCACCCCCGGGACCCGCACCGCCCGCCCGCCGTCGACGCGTCCGCAGCGGCCCGTCGTGACCCGGGCACGCTGCGCATCGGCCTCTCCCTCCGGCCCCCGCTCACCCTCACCCGCAACGCCCTCCATCCGGAGGTACTGCGCGCCGTCACCGCGCTCGCCGAGGCCCTCGCCCGGCTCGGTCACCACGTCGAGGAGGCCCGGCCCCGCTACGGACTGATCGGCCTCGCCTTCGTACCCCGAGCCACCGCCGGCATCGCCGAACTCGCCGCACTGCACCCCGAGCCCGGGCTCCTGGACCCGCGCACCCGCAGCGCCCTGCGCACCGGGACCCGTCTCGGCGGCCGGATCGTGCGGGCCGCCCGCGCCCGTGAGGTGCGCCAGCACGCGAGGATCGGCGCCTTCTTCGAGACCGCCCGAGGCAGGCAGGGTTACGACGTCCTCCTCACCCCGACCACGGCCGCACCGCCACCCAGGGTCGGGGCGTTCGACCGGCTCAGCGCGTGGCGCACCGACCTCGCGATGACCTCGGCCTGCCCCTTCGCCTGGCCCTGGAACGTCCTCGGATGGCCCGGGGTGAACGTCCCGGCCGGCTTCACCGGCGACGGTCTGCCCCTCGGCGCCCAGCTCCTCGGCCCCTCCCGGAGCGAGGCCCTGCTCATCTCGCTGGCGGCCCAGCTGGAGGCCGACCGCCGCTGGTACGAGCACCGGCCGCCGCCGCTCAGCACGGCCGGCGGGCGCTGA
- a CDS encoding class I SAM-dependent methyltransferase, with protein sequence MKAAEAWNGPVGRHWADHPDRYDAMLAPFDAALFDAAAIGVDDRVLDIGCGSGGTSRAAARLARRGRVTGVDISEALVARARALTDPARDGDVTFELGDAQLHLFERGGYDVVISRGGVMFFADHVAAFTHIGGALRAGGRLAFVCPRPSPPDGEESRALTLLASMVGGDHAVDTSVARSMVSLSDPERTGSVLEAAGFEDVTALPVTAATRWGADAADAVDFFVSRTQGPPVTDGTHAAMADVFRPYETPEGVLLRAGVWVVSARRPC encoded by the coding sequence GTGAAGGCCGCGGAGGCGTGGAACGGTCCTGTCGGCCGGCACTGGGCCGATCACCCCGACCGGTACGACGCGATGCTGGCGCCGTTCGACGCGGCCCTGTTCGACGCCGCCGCCATCGGCGTGGACGACCGGGTCCTGGACATCGGGTGCGGCAGCGGCGGGACGAGCCGGGCGGCGGCGCGGCTCGCACGGCGGGGCCGGGTCACCGGCGTCGACATCTCGGAGGCGCTTGTGGCACGTGCCCGGGCCCTGACCGATCCCGCGCGGGACGGCGACGTGACCTTCGAGCTGGGCGACGCCCAGCTCCACCTGTTCGAACGGGGCGGCTACGACGTGGTGATCAGCAGGGGCGGGGTGATGTTCTTCGCCGACCACGTCGCGGCCTTCACCCACATCGGCGGGGCGCTGCGTGCCGGCGGGCGCCTGGCCTTCGTCTGCCCCCGGCCCTCCCCGCCGGACGGGGAGGAGAGCAGGGCACTGACGCTGCTGGCCTCCATGGTGGGCGGGGACCACGCCGTGGACACGTCGGTTGCGAGGTCCATGGTGTCCCTGTCGGATCCGGAGCGGACCGGGTCGGTGCTGGAGGCGGCGGGCTTCGAGGACGTCACGGCCCTGCCGGTGACCGCCGCGACCCGCTGGGGCGCGGACGCGGCGGACGCGGTGGACTTCTTCGTCTCCCGGACTCAGGGGCCGCCGGTCACGGACGGCACGCACGCCGCGATGGCGGACGTGTTCCGGCCGTACGAGACACCGGAGGGTGTCCTGCTGCGGGCGGGGGTGTGGGTGGTCAGCGCCCGCCGGCCGTGCTGA
- a CDS encoding NCS1 family nucleobase:cation symporter-1 — MTATVPPSAPEEPTADPAGRIELAPGAVPDGSRFVNDDLLPVPLERRRWTTYNFAALWIGMAHNIPSWLLASGLVALGMDWKQAVLTIALANVIVLAPMLLTGHAGPKYGIPFPVLARASFGLRGANLPALIRAAVACAWFGIQTWIGGVGIFTLLGKIFGGWASAGEIGGQPWTLWLCFVLFWALELAIIYRGMDTLRRFENWAAPFVIVGAVVLLVWVAVKAGGLGPLLDQPSALGWGADFWPVFFPSLMGMIAFWSTLSLNIPDFTRFGAGQRAQIWGQSLGLPTTMTFFALLSVFVTSGSQAVYGEAIWDPVQLVAKTDNVFGLLFGLITVLVATISVNIAANVVSPAYDLANLAPKLINFRTGALVTGVVGVLIMPWKLTETPELYIFTWLGLVGGLLGTVAGILIADYWIIRRTVLHLPDLYLPGGRYWYTGGWNWRAVVAFAVGGVLAVGGSHSAPGKGPFPAEGLIPFLEPLADYGWAVGLVSSLVLYAVLSRGVRTGQDPSRARR, encoded by the coding sequence ATGACCGCTACCGTCCCACCGTCCGCCCCCGAGGAGCCGACAGCCGACCCGGCGGGGCGGATCGAACTCGCGCCCGGGGCCGTCCCCGACGGCTCCAGGTTCGTCAACGACGACCTGCTGCCGGTACCCCTGGAGCGGCGACGGTGGACGACGTACAACTTCGCGGCACTGTGGATCGGGATGGCGCACAACATCCCGTCCTGGCTGCTGGCCTCCGGGCTCGTCGCTCTCGGCATGGACTGGAAGCAGGCCGTCCTCACGATCGCCCTGGCCAACGTGATCGTGCTGGCGCCGATGCTGCTCACCGGCCACGCGGGACCCAAGTACGGCATCCCCTTCCCCGTCCTGGCACGGGCGTCCTTCGGGCTGCGCGGCGCCAACCTGCCGGCGCTCATCAGGGCCGCGGTCGCCTGCGCCTGGTTCGGCATCCAGACATGGATCGGCGGCGTCGGCATCTTCACGCTGCTCGGCAAGATCTTCGGCGGCTGGGCGAGCGCCGGCGAGATCGGCGGGCAGCCGTGGACGCTCTGGCTCTGCTTCGTGCTCTTCTGGGCGCTCGAACTCGCCATCATCTACCGGGGTATGGACACCCTGCGCCGCTTCGAGAACTGGGCCGCGCCCTTCGTCATCGTAGGCGCGGTGGTCCTGCTGGTCTGGGTCGCGGTCAAGGCCGGCGGTCTCGGACCACTCCTGGACCAGCCGTCCGCCCTCGGCTGGGGAGCGGACTTCTGGCCGGTCTTCTTCCCGTCCCTGATGGGCATGATCGCCTTCTGGTCCACGCTCTCCCTGAACATCCCCGACTTCACCCGCTTCGGAGCCGGCCAACGCGCCCAGATATGGGGGCAGTCCCTCGGGCTGCCGACCACGATGACCTTCTTCGCGCTGCTCTCCGTGTTCGTCACGTCCGGCTCCCAGGCCGTGTACGGGGAGGCGATCTGGGACCCGGTGCAGCTCGTGGCGAAGACCGACAACGTCTTCGGGCTGCTGTTCGGACTGATCACCGTGCTCGTCGCGACCATCTCCGTGAACATCGCGGCCAATGTCGTCTCACCGGCGTACGACCTGGCCAACCTGGCCCCGAAGCTCATCAACTTCCGTACCGGCGCGCTGGTCACCGGGGTCGTCGGGGTCCTCATCATGCCGTGGAAGCTGACCGAGACGCCCGAGCTGTACATCTTCACCTGGCTGGGGCTGGTGGGAGGCCTGCTGGGCACGGTGGCCGGCATCCTGATCGCCGACTACTGGATCATCCGGCGCACCGTCCTCCACCTGCCGGACCTCTACCTGCCCGGGGGCCGCTACTGGTACACGGGCGGATGGAACTGGCGTGCCGTCGTGGCCTTCGCCGTCGGCGGAGTGCTCGCGGTGGGCGGTTCCCACTCGGCCCCGGGCAAGGGGCCCTTCCCGGCCGAAGGCCTGATCCCCTTCCTCGAGCCGCTCGCCGACTACGGCTGGGCCGTCGGGCTCGTCTCCTCGCTCGTGCTGTACGCGGTGCTGAGCCGGGGAGTCAGGACTGGGCAGGACCCTTCCCGAGCACGGCGCTGA